The following DNA comes from bacterium.
CGAGAATATCTTCGGCTGGGCTAGGGGGATAGGGAGGTAGGAAGAGGAATAGAGACAAATTATGATAGAAAAATCCGCTGATCAAAAAACAAAAACAAAATCAATAAGCAAAAAAACATTATTTTTTACAGTAGCTATATTAGCCATTATTGCTACTGGTTTTTTAATTTATAAAATATATTTTAAGCAAAGCATAAGCAATAAGAAAATAGCTCAGAGCGAAGAAAATGCTGATAACTCATTTAAAAATACCAAAGAAAGTTTTGATGCGGAATATATCGTCCGAGAAGGAGATACTTTATCCTTGATTTTGGAATCATTAAACGCAAAAAATGAGGAGAGAATTAAGATAATTGAAGCTTTTGAAAAAATTTATAGTCCGACAAAAATAAAAATAGGGAATGCGATAAAAATTAAATTCGAGGAGGATAAAAGTTCTGTGAAAAAAATTGAGTACGCGATTAGCGCGGAAAAAGTTTTAATAATAAGTAAAAAAGATGAAAATGAATTTATTGCGGAAGAAAAAGAAATTATTTTTGATGTTAAAATTGCCAGCAAGGGAAATAAGGTTACAAGCTCGCTTTTTGAAGCCGGAAGCGAGATAGGATTGAGCGCAGGCACGATTTTGCTTATGGCGGATGTTTTTTCCGGAGAAATTGATTTTGCTACTGATATCAGAGAAGGCGACAATTTTAAAATAATTTATGAAGAAAAATACAAAGATGGCGCGCTAGCGTTGGAAGGGAATATTTTAGCGGCGGAATTTCAGAATCAAGGACAAACGTTCAGGACGTTTTATTTTGATGATCCGGGGAATGCCAGTTCTTATTTTGACGAAAACGGAAAGTCGCTCAAAAAAGCGTTTTTAAAATCGCCTCTGAACTATCGTTATATCAGTTCAGGTTACACCAACGCGCGGCTACATCCGATATTAAAAATAGTCACCTCTCACAGAGCTATTGATTATGTAGCGGCTGGGGGAACGCCGGTAGTAACAGTGGGAGACGGCAAGATTATGCTGGCTACTTGGCGATATGATTATGGCAATTATATCGGTGTGCGCCATTCGAACGGATACGTTACTTATTACGGACATCTTTCGGGTTTTGCCAGGGGAATAAAAGTCGGGACTTCGGTTTTACAAGGTACTACAATCGGATATGTTGGATCGACGGGATATGCTACCGGCGCCCACTTGGACTATTCAATGAAATTAAATGGAGCATATATCAATTCACTGACAGTAAATATTGTTGTCGGGGATCCGATTTCCAAGGCGTCTAAAGAAGATTTTGCTTCTTATGCGGAGAAAATGGTAAAATTACTGGAGGCGATAAAGGAATAATCAAATATTAAAAAAACACTCCTGAAAAGTTGAGAGTGTTTTTTTGTGCGCAAAAAGTTTTTTAGTTGCCGCAAGAGGCGCTGCTTGCGCTGGTGCTGACGCCGGTTCCAAATCCCGGAGCTGGAGCAGTCGCGGAAAGCGTGACGCTACATTCTTTAGGCGGAGTATTAAAGGCGGAACAAATAGTTTTTAAAAGGCTGGCTGAATCTCTGGCTGAATCTGCCGTTGCGCCATTTATAATAAGGGTTGGAGAGCCGGGGACTCCATATTTTGCATTATCTTCGGCGTAAATATTAAAAGTGGGGTAATTTCCTTTCCAGGTGTTTTTGTCGGCGAAGTTGGCTGTTACTTTGAATTTTTTATCAGTGGCGGCAACACAGGAAGATAATTTAGTTTTGTTTACACTTGCTTTCGTAAGACAGGTTGCCGAGTCTCCGCTTGTGCTTTCAATAAAACATTTTAAATAGTTATTAAATTTTGCGGGTTCGTTTGTTTTGATGCAGTATTGGCTAAGCTCTTCCTGTAATTCTTTTTCCCCATGCATGGCATAATCAGTGAATTTAATATCAAAGTTTATTTTATTTCCAAGAGCGCTGACTACAGGAAGAATTCCTTTTTCAATTTGCGTGCCATAAGGGCAGTGGCTCATAACAAAGAGCTCCACTTCCGGTTTGTCGCTTTTTACCAATTCGGTTTGAGCGGCAGAATTAGATTGAGCCGCGTTTTTTTTATCATTTTCCGTTTTTTCTATATCCACGGCTTGAGGAAAAAATATTTTTCCGTCCTTGGTCATGTAAGCGTCAATATCGTTTCCCGAACCGGTATTGACGGCGATTTTGTAAAGGCCGTTTTTTTCCTCAGCTCCTTTTATCGTGATTTTGCTTCCCGGAGCCATAAGATTTTTGTTAATAAAAGTTTCAGCTTTTATTTTGGCTTGTTCCAATGTGATGGGATTTTTTATTGATCCGTTTTTAATAAGAGGGGATAGTTTTAAGGAAACTATTCCGGTCGCCAAAATAGCCATGATAAAGAAACCCGCCAAAAATCCTTTGGAAAAGCTTTTATTGTCGAATAATTTTTTCTTTTTTTTCTCAAGGGTTAATTCGAACACTGTTTCATCTGTCCTTTTGTGTGTTTCGTGACCGACACTTTTATGGTTTTCTTTCTTTGTTTCCATATTTTTTATTTTATTTTTTTTATAACCGATAATGCATAGATTATAGCACAAAGCTTTTTTTTTGAAAAGATTTCGGTTTTTTAAAAAAACTAAAAAGCCCTTCCTTAGGAAGGGCTTTTTATATGGAGTAAGTTCTACCATTTTTTAGTTTTAAATTTAAATTTGGATCTTTTGCGGTGATTTCCAAAATTTTCAAAAGATTTTGATGGTTCTTGCGATCCGCCATGAGATCTGCCTCGTGATTTGCCCCAGGGTTTTGCGCTTTGTTTTTCTTGCGAAGCAAAAGGATGCGTCTGAATGCGTGTTGCTCCGGTTTGCCGGAAGCTTCCCTGAAATCCGCCAGGCTGAGCTTGAGGTCTCGGTAAATTCGGCAGAGGAGAAACTGGCAATTGTTTTTTGATAAGGCGTTCAATGGTTTTAATATCAAATCTTTGGTTGGGCGTGGCAAAAGAGATCGCGTGTCCCGAATGTCCGGCGCGTCCGGTGCGGCCGATGCGGTGCACATAGTCTTCGGGATTTTCCGGCAAGTCAAAGTTTACCACCAGTTCAATATTGGTGACATCAATGCCGCGGGCGGCAATGTCGGTAGCCACTAAAACTCGGAAAGCTCCGGTTTTAAATCCGGACAGCGCTTTCAGTCTCTGGCTCAGGCTGCGATTAGAATGAATTTCAGCCGCGGTGTGTCCCATGCCTCTGATGGTATAAGCGATTTTTTTCGCGCCATGTTTTGTCCGGGAAAAAACCAGAGTGCTTCCTTTATGTTCTTTTAAAACCGTTTCCAATAAAGATAATTTTGATTCTTTTTGGACAAAGAAAATTTCATGCGTGACGTTGGTTGCCGCCGTGCCTTGAGGAGCCACCTCGACTCTTATCGGGAGCTTCATGTAAGAATTAGCCAGAGCGACGATCTTTGGCGGCATGGTCGCGGAAAAAAGCATGGTTTGCCGATCGCGCGGCACAGTCTGCAATATCTTGTTTATCTGCGGCGCAAATCCGATATCCAGCATATGATCAGCTTCATCGAGCACTAAAATTACCACATTGTTCAGGCTGACCGTTCTTTGTTCAAGGTGATCAATAAGCCGGCCGGGGGTGGCGATAATAATATGAGGATCCCGGCTCAAGGCCCGGTTTTGGTGGAACATTTTTTCTCCGCCGATCAATACCGCGGTTCTTAAACTTAAAGGCCTGCCAATTTTATCAATCGCTTCATTTACTTGCAAAGCCAGCTCTCTGGTCGGAAGCAAGATAAGCCCTTTACCTTTTAAAGTTGCCAGCCGCTGGATCATTGGAATGCCAAAAGCCAGAGTTTTGCCGGTTCCGGTTTGAGCAATACCTACGATATCTTTTCCCGTCAGCGCGGGAGGGATAGATTGAAATTGTATCGGAGTTGGCGCGGTAAATTTTAGCGCATCCAATATTTCTAAAATTTTTGGCGCAATGCCAAGTCCGTCGAATGTTGTTGGTGTCATATATTTATAAAAAATTCTGACCCATTCAAAGTCAGAAATATATACCTAAATATAAGCTGAGAAAGATGAGTCTGTTAATTAGAAACTACACTATATCATATCTAAATAGGTTTGTCAAGTCCATTAATAATTTTATTTTGAATGGAATTTTGGTCTTGCCGGAAGATAATATAGTTTTTGTTATCATGGGAGCCGTTTTCATATCATATATTTGATTTTAGTGTGTTTAATAAAGTTTACCCCGTACGATATTTTATATTCATTTGTGTTGCAAAATAATATTATTTATTTGTTTTGGCGATTTTAATTTTTATTCTTAGCTTATTGTAAATTATCGTTTGGAGTTTACTTTTTACACAATTTATGTTATATTTTATATTAAGCAGTTAATAATTAATAAATAAAAATATGATCGAATATGTATTTTTAGTAGCGGTATTAGCGATAATTTTGTGGGCTGTTGGCATTTATAATGGCCTTGTAACCTTGAAAAACAGGGTAGACGAAGCCTGGAGCGATATTGATGTTCAGTTAAAAAGACGGTATGATTTGATCCCGAATCTTATCAATACAGTTAAGGGATATGCGACGCACGAAAAAGAGCTTTTTGAAAAAGTAACTCAAGCTAGAGCGAATGCGATGAACGCGCAGAGTCCTGAGCAAAAAGCTGGAGCGGAAAATATGCTTACGGGCGCACTTAAGAGCCTGTTCGCGGTTTCGGAAAATTACCCTCAACTTCGAGCTAGCGAGAATTTCTTGGAATTACAGCGCGAGCTGACTGATACGGAAGACAAAGTTCAGGCTTCCCGCCGATTCTATAACGGTAATGTGCGCGATTTCAATATCAAGCTTGAAGTTTTTCCGGATATGATTGTGGCCAATATGCTGGCTTATAAGAAGAGGGAATTCTTCGAGATTGCCAACGTGGCGGAAAAAGAACCGGTGCAAGTGAAATTCTAGTATTCGCTAGTTGCGAAATATGCTGTTTTGTCATTTCGAATTCGCCATCAGGCGAAGAGAAATCCCTTATTCTTGTTATTTTGTATGTTCAAGGGATTCCTCGTGGAGTTTATCCTGAGGAACCGAAGGGCTCGGAATGACAAAAAGAGAGTATTTCGTGTTTAGAATTAAAATTATGCCAACTTTATATACCCAATTAGATAAAAATACTCATAATCGTTATATTTTGGGTGTTTTTATTTTTTTATTTTTATTTTTTCAACCGCTGTCTCTCGATTCATCTTTTTCTGAGACGAAGACTTTCGGCATTAATATAGCAAAAGCGGCTTGTCCGACGGGGTTTGCGGATTGTGATGGAAATTCATTAAATGCATGCGAAGTTGATTTATTAACTGATAAAAATAATTGCGGATATTGCGGAGTAAAATGCAATGGCGCCTGTACAAATGGCCAGTGTTTAAAGATTGCGGGAGGACTTATTTCTTGCGGCAGACTTTCCGATAATTGCGTTAC
Coding sequences within:
- a CDS encoding peptidoglycan DD-metalloendopeptidase family protein encodes the protein MIEKSADQKTKTKSISKKTLFFTVAILAIIATGFLIYKIYFKQSISNKKIAQSEENADNSFKNTKESFDAEYIVREGDTLSLILESLNAKNEERIKIIEAFEKIYSPTKIKIGNAIKIKFEEDKSSVKKIEYAISAEKVLIISKKDENEFIAEEKEIIFDVKIASKGNKVTSSLFEAGSEIGLSAGTILLMADVFSGEIDFATDIREGDNFKIIYEEKYKDGALALEGNILAAEFQNQGQTFRTFYFDDPGNASSYFDENGKSLKKAFLKSPLNYRYISSGYTNARLHPILKIVTSHRAIDYVAAGGTPVVTVGDGKIMLATWRYDYGNYIGVRHSNGYVTYYGHLSGFARGIKVGTSVLQGTTIGYVGSTGYATGAHLDYSMKLNGAYINSLTVNIVVGDPISKASKEDFASYAEKMVKLLEAIKE
- a CDS encoding DEAD/DEAH box helicase — protein: MTPTTFDGLGIAPKILEILDALKFTAPTPIQFQSIPPALTGKDIVGIAQTGTGKTLAFGIPMIQRLATLKGKGLILLPTRELALQVNEAIDKIGRPLSLRTAVLIGGEKMFHQNRALSRDPHIIIATPGRLIDHLEQRTVSLNNVVILVLDEADHMLDIGFAPQINKILQTVPRDRQTMLFSATMPPKIVALANSYMKLPIRVEVAPQGTAATNVTHEIFFVQKESKLSLLETVLKEHKGSTLVFSRTKHGAKKIAYTIRGMGHTAAEIHSNRSLSQRLKALSGFKTGAFRVLVATDIAARGIDVTNIELVVNFDLPENPEDYVHRIGRTGRAGHSGHAISFATPNQRFDIKTIERLIKKQLPVSPLPNLPRPQAQPGGFQGSFRQTGATRIQTHPFASQEKQSAKPWGKSRGRSHGGSQEPSKSFENFGNHRKRSKFKFKTKKW
- a CDS encoding LemA family protein — encoded protein: MIEYVFLVAVLAIILWAVGIYNGLVTLKNRVDEAWSDIDVQLKRRYDLIPNLINTVKGYATHEKELFEKVTQARANAMNAQSPEQKAGAENMLTGALKSLFAVSENYPQLRASENFLELQRELTDTEDKVQASRRFYNGNVRDFNIKLEVFPDMIVANMLAYKKREFFEIANVAEKEPVQVKF